One region of Wyeomyia smithii strain HCP4-BCI-WySm-NY-G18 chromosome 3, ASM2978416v1, whole genome shotgun sequence genomic DNA includes:
- the LOC129728631 gene encoding uncharacterized protein K02A2.6-like: MIILVSVDHYSNYFDVDFLNSQNTSAVLECSKRNFSRLGIPRQVITDSGKQFTSQKWQQFVKTYGIRHTTSAPYHHEANGKAESSIKIAKNVLKKALEDGKDIWLALLEWRNTPQADGYSPIQKLMGRSSRGLFPLTQKRLKLMPIDGNRVREEIELRKVKSKFYHDRRSQELPSLVRGQEVYVQLKPESSSEWTRGKVNGILSDRDYLIDVRGAEYRRNRRNIRDSYASLDSGTRENSSAFNDISSPGFEQDGFGRTKNHYEWPGNDTAVAKSETSTSNQPVYPEADKTNQLGETPRRPVRLTRRPLRFDDYVLEE, from the coding sequence ATGATCATTCTTGTATCAGTTGACCACTATTCCAATTATTTTGACGTGGACTTCTTGAACAGTCAAAATACAAGCGCAGTTTTAGAATGTTCTAAAAGAAACTTCAGCAGACTTGGGATTCCTCGCCAGGTTATCACGGACTCTGGAAAACAATTTACCAGCCAGAAATGGCAGCAATTTGTAAAGACTTACGGTATTCGTCACACTACAAGCGCACCATACCACCACGAGGCAAACGGGAAAGCGGAGTCATCGATTAAAATAGCGAAGAACGTACTGAAGAAGGCATTGGAAGATGGAAAAGACATTTGGCTGGCATTACTGGAATGGCGCAATACACCACAGGCTGATGGATATTCTCCGATTCAAAAACTCATGGGGAGGAGTTCCAGAGGGCTGTTTCCACTGACACAGAAACGGTTGAAGCTCATGCCGATTGATGGGAACAGAGTCCGCGAAGAAATAGAGTTACGAAAGGTAAAATCAAAATTCTACCACGACCGCCGATCTCAAGAATTGCCATCGCTGGTGCGAGGACAGGAAGTTTACGTACAGTTGAAACCAGAAAGCTCATCCGAATGGACCAGAGGGAAAGTAAACGGTATACTGAGTGATCGGGATTATCTAATTGATGTGAGGGGAGCAGAGTATCGTAGAAACAGAAGAAATATTCGAGATTCATATGCTTCATTAGATTCTGGAACACGAGAAAACTCTTCAGCATTCAACGACATATCATCTCCAGGTTTTGAACAGGATGGTTTTGGACGCACCAAGAATCACTACGAGTGGCCAGGAAACGATACAGCGGTCGCCAAGTCGGAAACTTCAACAAGCAACCAACCAGTGTACCCGGAAGCAGATAAAACTAATCAGTTAGGCGAAACTCCAAGACGACCGGTTAGGTTAACCAGGCGCCCTCTCCGCTTTGATGACTATGTGCTCGAAGAGTAG